A DNA window from Aureibaculum sp. 2308TA14-22 contains the following coding sequences:
- the gcvP gene encoding aminomethyl-transferring glycine dehydrogenase produces the protein MKTDSFTLRHLGPREHDVPQMLNTISVKSIDELIDNTIPNHIKLNKSLNLPSPMSEYEFSSYIQNLSKKNKEFKSYIGLGYHPTILPAVIQRNIFENPSWYTSYTPYQAEISQGRLEALLNYQTVISDLTGMDMANSSLLDEGTAAAEAMIMLYNNRSRAQKKTDALQFFVSDDVLPQTVSILKTRSEPLGIELIYGHHEEATFSSNVFGAIVQYPTKNGQIYDYSNFIENANQQDIKVIIAADLLSLAVLKSPGEMGASITVGTSQRFGVPMGYGGPHAGYFATKEEYKRSIPGRIIGVTIDADGNRALRMALQTREQHIKREKATSNICTAQVLLAVMAGMYAVYHGAEGLKYIANKVHSLTTILNDEVKKLGLAQENTAFFDTLKIKVSNTNAVKKIAEASEINFLYIDHTTISVSLNETTTIADVDQIISILAEAENAEHKDCANYVELNSIPDDIKRTSEFMTHEVFENYHSETEMMRYIKRLENKDISLTDSMISLGSCTMKLNAASEMLPLSSSSWNSIHPFVPIEQAQGYQEMLTDLEHSLNIITGFAATSLQPNSGAQGEYAGLMVIRAYHTSRGESHRHICLIPASAHGTNPASAVMAGMKVVVTKTSEDGNIDVDDLREKAELHKDNLAALMVTYPSTHGVFESAIKDITEIIHNNGGQVYMDGANMNAQVGLTNPATIGADVCHLNLHKTFAIPHGGGGPGVGPICVAKHLAPFLPTNPIVKTGGEHAITGISAAPWGSALVDLISYGYIKMLGAQGLTKATEYAILNANYLKSKLEKHFKILYTGEKGFAAHEMIVDFREFKAKGIEVTDIAKRLMDYGFHAPTLSFPVAGTLMIEPTESESKQELDRFCDAMISIKAEIDGYEEGTDSVLKNAPHTQAMLTTDDWQFSYTRKEAAFPLPYISEAKFWPPVRRVDDAYGDRNLVCSCNPIEDYMEV, from the coding sequence ATGAAAACGGATTCTTTTACTTTAAGACATCTTGGACCTCGTGAACATGATGTTCCTCAAATGCTCAACACTATTAGTGTTAAAAGCATAGATGAATTGATTGATAATACAATTCCAAATCATATAAAATTAAATAAATCGCTAAATTTACCTTCGCCCATGAGCGAATATGAATTTAGCAGTTATATTCAGAATCTTTCTAAAAAAAATAAGGAATTCAAATCGTATATCGGATTGGGTTATCATCCTACAATATTGCCAGCCGTTATTCAGCGTAACATTTTTGAAAATCCGAGTTGGTACACTTCTTATACGCCTTATCAAGCGGAAATATCTCAAGGCAGATTAGAAGCCTTATTGAATTACCAAACTGTAATTTCTGACCTTACGGGAATGGATATGGCAAATTCTTCATTGTTAGATGAAGGAACAGCCGCGGCCGAAGCTATGATTATGTTGTACAACAATCGTTCAAGAGCCCAAAAGAAAACTGATGCTCTTCAGTTTTTTGTCTCTGATGATGTATTACCGCAAACCGTTTCCATTCTAAAAACACGTTCAGAACCGTTGGGAATTGAATTAATTTACGGCCATCATGAAGAAGCAACATTTTCGTCAAATGTATTTGGTGCCATTGTTCAATATCCTACAAAGAATGGGCAGATTTATGATTATTCCAATTTTATTGAAAATGCCAATCAACAAGACATTAAAGTTATTATAGCTGCTGATTTATTGAGTTTAGCTGTTTTAAAATCGCCAGGTGAAATGGGAGCATCCATTACCGTAGGTACTTCACAACGTTTTGGAGTTCCTATGGGTTATGGCGGGCCACATGCTGGGTATTTTGCAACTAAAGAAGAATATAAAAGATCAATCCCTGGGCGTATTATTGGTGTGACTATTGATGCTGATGGCAACCGTGCTTTACGGATGGCACTACAAACCAGAGAGCAACATATTAAACGTGAAAAAGCAACATCTAATATTTGTACTGCACAAGTTTTATTGGCTGTTATGGCAGGTATGTATGCAGTATATCATGGTGCTGAAGGCTTAAAATACATTGCCAATAAAGTCCACAGTTTAACTACCATCTTAAATGATGAAGTTAAAAAATTAGGCTTAGCCCAAGAAAATACGGCATTTTTTGATACGCTAAAAATAAAGGTGAGTAATACCAATGCTGTTAAAAAAATTGCTGAGGCGTCAGAAATCAACTTTTTATACATAGACCATACTACTATTAGTGTTTCACTAAATGAAACTACTACCATTGCGGATGTTGACCAAATCATTTCAATTTTAGCTGAAGCTGAAAATGCAGAACATAAAGACTGTGCTAATTATGTGGAATTGAATTCAATTCCTGATGATATTAAACGTACTTCAGAATTTATGACACATGAGGTTTTTGAAAATTACCATTCGGAAACAGAAATGATGCGTTATATTAAAAGATTAGAAAATAAAGATATTTCGTTGACGGATTCTATGATTTCTTTGGGTTCGTGTACTATGAAGCTGAATGCCGCTTCTGAAATGTTACCCTTAAGTTCTAGTAGCTGGAATAGCATTCATCCGTTTGTGCCTATAGAACAAGCACAAGGTTATCAAGAAATGCTTACTGATTTAGAACATTCTTTAAATATTATTACAGGTTTTGCAGCCACTTCATTACAGCCTAATTCGGGTGCTCAAGGTGAGTATGCAGGCCTAATGGTTATAAGAGCCTACCACACTTCTCGTGGTGAATCACATAGGCATATTTGTTTAATTCCTGCTTCTGCACACGGTACAAATCCCGCTTCTGCGGTAATGGCAGGTATGAAAGTGGTAGTTACCAAAACGTCAGAAGACGGTAATATAGATGTGGATGATCTTCGTGAAAAAGCTGAATTGCACAAAGATAACCTCGCGGCGTTAATGGTTACCTATCCATCTACACATGGTGTTTTTGAAAGTGCCATTAAAGATATTACTGAAATCATCCATAATAATGGCGGACAGGTGTATATGGACGGTGCCAATATGAACGCACAGGTAGGGTTGACCAATCCGGCAACCATTGGTGCAGATGTTTGTCATTTGAACCTGCATAAGACCTTTGCCATTCCACATGGCGGTGGGGGACCAGGTGTTGGCCCTATTTGCGTAGCTAAACATTTAGCTCCATTTTTGCCTACCAATCCTATTGTTAAAACTGGTGGTGAACATGCCATAACGGGAATTTCAGCCGCTCCTTGGGGTTCTGCGTTGGTAGATTTAATTTCGTATGGTTATATTAAAATGTTAGGTGCTCAGGGTTTAACTAAAGCTACCGAATATGCCATTTTAAATGCCAATTATTTAAAAAGTAAATTAGAGAAGCATTTTAAAATTTTATATACGGGAGAAAAAGGTTTTGCCGCCCACGAAATGATTGTTGATTTTAGAGAGTTTAAAGCTAAAGGCATAGAAGTAACAGATATTGCGAAACGTTTAATGGATTACGGCTTCCATGCTCCTACCCTTTCGTTTCCTGTTGCTGGTACCTTAATGATTGAACCTACCGAAAGTGAAAGCAAACAAGAATTAGATCGTTTTTGTGATGCCATGATTTCTATTAAAGCTGAAATTGATGGGTATGAAGAAGGAACCGACTCCGTATTAAAAAACGCACCACATACACAAGCGATGCTGACTACTGATGATTGGCAGTTTAGCTATACCCGAAAAGAAGCTGCGTTTCCGTTACCGTATATTTCAGAAGCCAAATTTTGGCCACCTGTACGACGAGTTGATGATGCGTATGGTGATAGGAATTTAGTGTGTAGCTGTAACCCTATTGAGGATTATATGGAGGTTTAA
- a CDS encoding abortive infection system antitoxin AbiGi family protein → MSNISPNSLFHFTPKLEYLTEIFKRGFQPRYCFEDLKLNDSRSIRGFNFGIPMTCFCDISLGQISNHINTYGNYGIGMKKEWGIKKRLNPIIYLNKDSYVAEPLSIIAENALKLNELKDENVRKIGGDIMNSWVSLLMYSKPYSGNFKHQGKEHKDVKFYNEREWRYIPTKEEKAAPHGTLSKEKMDNPKELEKANEKLKNYRLRFKEDNVKYIFVKEESEIHKMVKELRTIKSSIYDNKTIDILTSKILTTKQIFEDF, encoded by the coding sequence ATGAGTAATATTAGTCCAAATAGTCTTTTCCATTTCACGCCTAAACTGGAATATTTGACTGAAATTTTCAAAAGAGGATTTCAACCCAGATATTGTTTCGAAGACTTAAAATTAAACGACTCTCGTTCGATTCGTGGATTCAATTTTGGAATTCCAATGACCTGTTTCTGTGACATTTCTTTAGGACAAATCAGCAATCATATAAATACCTACGGCAACTATGGAATAGGAATGAAAAAAGAATGGGGAATAAAAAAAAGACTGAATCCTATAATTTATTTAAACAAAGATTCATATGTAGCAGAACCATTGAGCATTATAGCCGAAAACGCACTCAAATTGAATGAACTTAAAGATGAAAACGTGAGAAAAATAGGTGGAGATATTATGAACAGTTGGGTTTCTCTCTTAATGTACTCAAAGCCCTACTCTGGAAACTTTAAACATCAAGGCAAAGAACATAAAGATGTGAAGTTTTATAATGAAAGAGAATGGAGGTACATACCTACAAAAGAAGAAAAAGCTGCACCTCACGGTACTTTGAGTAAAGAAAAAATGGACAACCCAAAGGAATTGGAAAAAGCGAATGAAAAATTAAAGAACTATCGTTTGCGTTTTAAAGAAGATAATGTTAAATATATTTTCGTAAAAGAGGAAAGCGAAATTCATAAAATGGTTAAAGAATTAAGGACAATTAAAAGTTCGATTTATGATAATAAAACAATCGATATATTGACATCGAAAATATTGACAACAAAACAAATATTTGAAGACTTTTAA
- a CDS encoding immunity protein Imm33 domain-containing protein — protein sequence MNKKIKISRSDLIAKCDQYLNGEIVENDFENYAWELITEDYFDWDDEIISDIVYQWDSPELNFPITKKNIQLWKHQLETGEDLLKDYNLWDVHIDLQKEICEKYKSKWNPINKKLKIGIGSDLNFNPIHGLRRPKEEGTTGWYIWAGEYSECDDFFKPIYAEHLLQIRPDLIKYFGLDIGYRFLIDKKGCEDVWFDGKLKTI from the coding sequence TTGAACAAAAAAATTAAAATATCACGCTCGGATTTAATTGCTAAATGTGACCAATATCTGAATGGAGAAATCGTAGAAAATGATTTTGAAAATTATGCTTGGGAATTAATCACAGAAGATTATTTTGATTGGGATGATGAAATTATATCTGATATTGTTTATCAATGGGATAGTCCTGAACTTAATTTTCCAATTACTAAAAAGAATATCCAACTTTGGAAACATCAATTGGAAACTGGCGAAGACTTATTGAAGGATTATAATTTATGGGATGTGCATATTGACTTACAAAAAGAAATTTGTGAAAAATATAAATCCAAATGGAATCCGATAAATAAAAAATTAAAAATTGGTATTGGTTCTGACCTGAATTTTAACCCAATTCACGGATTAAGACGTCCCAAAGAAGAAGGAACAACAGGGTGGTATATTTGGGCTGGAGAATATTCGGAATGTGATGATTTTTTTAAACCAATATATGCGGAGCATTTGCTTCAAATTAGACCTGATTTAATAAAATATTTCGGTCTTGACATTGGTTATCGTTTCTTAATTGACAAGAAAGGGTGTGAAGATGTATGGTTTGACGGAAAACTAAAAACAATTTAA
- the rlmF gene encoding 23S rRNA (adenine(1618)-N(6))-methyltransferase RlmF gives MPSKKSNSTKSNLHPRNKNRERYDLKVLVNSNPELAAFVKPNKYGDDSIDFSNPKAIKILNRALLHHYYDIKNWNFPDENLCPPIPGRADYIHHMADLLCEHNFGKIPTGNKITCLDIGIGASCIYPILGATEYGWNFIGSDIDSKSIASSQQIIDANLSLKGKVSFRLQENPKDVFYGILTREDKIDISICNPPFHASIEDARRGTQRKVKNLSGKKVKTPQLNFAGIYNELVCDGGESKFITNMVRESKKFGKNCYWFSTLVSKQSNLNQIYKALDGFNAIEVKTIPMGTGNKSSRIVAWTFLSKLEQKEWKLTRWASSKSLAKK, from the coding sequence ATGCCTTCAAAAAAATCCAATTCCACAAAGTCCAATTTACATCCTCGAAACAAAAACCGAGAACGTTATGATTTAAAGGTATTGGTTAACTCAAACCCTGAATTGGCAGCTTTTGTTAAACCCAATAAATATGGCGATGATTCTATAGATTTCTCAAACCCCAAGGCTATAAAAATATTAAATAGGGCATTATTGCATCACTATTACGACATTAAAAATTGGAATTTTCCAGATGAAAATTTATGCCCACCCATTCCTGGAAGAGCAGATTATATTCACCATATGGCCGATTTATTATGTGAGCATAATTTTGGGAAAATCCCTACTGGAAATAAAATCACCTGTTTGGATATTGGTATTGGGGCAAGTTGTATTTACCCCATTTTAGGAGCTACCGAATACGGTTGGAATTTTATAGGGTCTGATATTGATTCAAAATCAATAGCATCTTCACAACAGATAATTGATGCTAACCTTTCACTCAAAGGCAAAGTTTCTTTTAGGTTACAAGAAAACCCTAAGGATGTTTTTTATGGAATACTGACCCGAGAAGATAAAATAGACATCTCTATTTGTAATCCTCCTTTTCATGCCTCTATCGAAGATGCTCGACGTGGCACACAACGGAAAGTCAAAAATTTATCGGGTAAAAAAGTAAAAACACCACAACTCAATTTTGCTGGAATTTATAATGAATTGGTTTGTGATGGCGGTGAATCTAAGTTTATTACCAATATGGTTAGAGAAAGTAAAAAATTTGGTAAAAACTGTTATTGGTTTTCAACATTGGTCTCCAAACAATCTAATCTCAACCAAATATACAAAGCATTGGACGGCTTTAACGCAATTGAAGTTAAAACTATCCCAATGGGTACAGGTAACAAATCAAGTCGAATTGTGGCTTGGACTTTTTTATCTAAATTGGAACAAAAAGAGTGGAAATTAACCAGGTGGGCTTCATCAAAAAGTTTAGCAAAAAAATAA
- the pdhA gene encoding pyruvate dehydrogenase (acetyl-transferring) E1 component subunit alpha, translating to MKEITKETYINWYKDMLFWRKFEDKLAAVYIQQKVRGFLHLYNGQEAVLAGALHAMDLTKDKMITAYRNHVQPIGMGEDPKRVMAELYGKQTGTSHGLGGSMHIFSKEHRFYGGHGIVGGQIPLGAGIAFGDKYKGSDAVTLTCFGDGAARQGSLHETFNLAMLWKLPVVFVCENNGYAMGTSVERTANHTEIYKLGLGYDMPSKPVDGMNPVKVAEAMYEAIEHARKDGPYFLEVKTYRYRGHSMSDAQHYRTKDEVAEYKKLDPITQILDIIKKEKYATDDEIKAIDKEVKEKVAECEKFAEESPYPDKQLLYDVVYEQEDYPFLKHRL from the coding sequence ATGAAGGAAATAACAAAAGAGACCTACATCAATTGGTACAAAGATATGCTGTTTTGGCGAAAGTTTGAAGATAAACTGGCCGCCGTTTATATACAGCAAAAAGTCAGAGGCTTTTTACACTTATATAACGGTCAAGAAGCAGTATTGGCGGGTGCACTGCACGCCATGGACCTGACCAAAGATAAAATGATAACCGCATATCGAAATCATGTGCAGCCTATTGGCATGGGAGAAGACCCTAAACGGGTTATGGCGGAACTATATGGTAAACAAACCGGAACTTCTCATGGCTTGGGTGGTTCTATGCATATTTTTTCAAAGGAACATCGTTTTTACGGAGGACATGGCATTGTAGGTGGTCAAATACCACTAGGTGCTGGAATTGCTTTTGGTGATAAATACAAAGGAAGTGATGCCGTCACGCTAACTTGTTTTGGTGATGGGGCTGCACGACAAGGTTCTCTGCACGAAACTTTTAACTTGGCCATGCTTTGGAAATTACCAGTTGTATTTGTCTGTGAAAATAATGGTTATGCCATGGGAACCAGTGTAGAACGGACTGCAAACCATACAGAAATTTATAAGTTAGGGTTAGGCTATGATATGCCTAGCAAGCCAGTTGACGGAATGAACCCTGTAAAAGTGGCAGAAGCTATGTACGAAGCTATTGAACATGCCCGAAAAGATGGGCCTTACTTTTTAGAAGTTAAAACGTACAGGTACAGGGGACACTCTATGAGTGATGCCCAACATTACAGAACTAAAGATGAAGTTGCTGAATACAAAAAATTAGACCCCATAACTCAAATATTGGATATTATCAAAAAAGAAAAATACGCTACCGATGACGAAATAAAGGCTATCGATAAAGAGGTTAAAGAAAAAGTAGCAGAATGCGAAAAATTTGCGGAAGAATCTCCATATCCGGATAAGCAATTATTGTACGATGTGGTTTACGAGCAAGAAGATTATCCATTTTTGAAACATAGATTATAA
- a CDS encoding pyruvate dehydrogenase complex dihydrolipoamide acetyltransferase, with translation MAEIINMPRLSDTMEEGVVAKWLKKVGDTVNEGDILAEIETDKATMEFESFHEGTLLHIGIQEGETSKVDTLLAIIGEQGEDISDLLKGAKEEAPKEDEKEAAKEEKTETKEEAKSSASADIPDGVEIITMPRLSDTMTEGTVATWLKKEGDVVKEGDILAEIETDKATMEFESFYEGTLLHIGINEGETAEVDSVLAVVGEKGTDISGLVKSIKEGAFSKSEDKTEDKPAPKKETAKSESQSVQKTETAPVQEANVTTTESGGRILASPLAKKIAQEKGINLAQVKGSGTGGRIVKSDVENFTPSQGGSSAMPFVPSGQESFEEVPNSQMRKVIARRLGESKFTAPHYYLNVEFNMDNAIAFRQQFNSVPDTKISYNDMVVKAVALALKEHPQVNSQWFDDKMKINHHVHIGVAVAVEDGLLVPVLKFANEQSLQQIGAKVKEYAGKARNKKLTPQEMEGSTFTVSNLGMFGITDFTSIINQPNSAILSVGAIVQKPIVKEGQIVVGNTMKLTLACDHRTVDGATGAEFLLTLKGYIENPVTMLV, from the coding sequence ATGGCAGAAATTATTAACATGCCCCGTTTGAGCGATACCATGGAAGAGGGTGTTGTAGCAAAATGGTTAAAAAAAGTTGGAGACACGGTTAACGAAGGTGATATTCTTGCAGAAATTGAAACCGATAAGGCTACAATGGAGTTTGAATCTTTCCATGAAGGTACATTGTTACACATTGGCATTCAAGAGGGTGAGACTTCTAAAGTAGATACTTTATTGGCTATTATTGGCGAACAAGGTGAGGATATTTCCGATTTATTGAAAGGTGCTAAAGAAGAGGCTCCTAAAGAGGATGAAAAGGAAGCTGCTAAAGAAGAAAAAACAGAAACCAAAGAAGAAGCTAAGTCTAGTGCTAGTGCCGATATTCCTGATGGTGTAGAAATTATTACCATGCCACGTTTAAGTGATACTATGACTGAGGGGACAGTGGCTACATGGCTTAAAAAAGAAGGTGATGTCGTTAAAGAGGGTGATATTTTAGCAGAAATAGAAACTGACAAAGCCACTATGGAGTTTGAATCTTTTTATGAAGGTACATTACTTCATATTGGTATCAATGAAGGAGAAACCGCAGAAGTTGATAGTGTTTTAGCGGTTGTTGGAGAAAAAGGAACTGATATTAGCGGATTAGTAAAATCTATTAAAGAAGGTGCTTTTTCAAAATCCGAGGATAAAACAGAGGATAAACCTGCTCCTAAAAAAGAAACAGCCAAGAGCGAATCGCAATCTGTTCAAAAAACAGAAACTGCTCCAGTTCAAGAAGCTAATGTTACCACAACCGAATCAGGTGGGCGTATTTTGGCTTCGCCTTTAGCTAAAAAAATAGCACAAGAAAAAGGTATAAATTTAGCTCAAGTAAAAGGTTCCGGAACTGGTGGCCGTATCGTAAAAAGCGACGTAGAAAACTTTACACCAAGTCAAGGTGGATCATCTGCAATGCCTTTTGTACCTAGTGGACAAGAGAGTTTTGAAGAAGTACCAAACTCTCAAATGCGTAAAGTTATTGCCCGTAGATTGGGTGAATCTAAATTTACGGCACCACATTACTATTTAAACGTTGAGTTTAATATGGATAATGCCATTGCTTTTAGACAGCAGTTTAATTCTGTACCTGACACCAAAATTTCTTATAATGATATGGTTGTTAAGGCAGTGGCATTAGCGTTAAAAGAACACCCGCAAGTAAATTCACAATGGTTTGATGATAAAATGAAAATCAATCATCATGTGCATATTGGTGTTGCTGTTGCTGTTGAAGACGGTTTACTAGTCCCTGTTCTAAAATTTGCTAATGAACAAAGTTTACAGCAAATTGGGGCTAAAGTGAAAGAGTATGCCGGAAAAGCTAGAAATAAAAAACTAACACCTCAAGAAATGGAAGGTAGTACTTTTACGGTTTCAAATTTGGGAATGTTCGGCATAACCGATTTTACCTCGATTATAAATCAACCGAATTCGGCAATTTTATCCGTTGGTGCCATTGTTCAAAAGCCCATTGTAAAAGAAGGTCAAATTGTAGTTGGCAATACCATGAAATTGACATTAGCCTGCGACCATAGAACTGTTGATGGTGCAACTGGTGCTGAATTTTTATTGACATTGAAAGGATATATCGAAAATCCTGTTACGATGTTGGTTTAA
- a CDS encoding tetratricopeptide repeat protein produces MKTKTNLILLGIVLLPIAYFLSSTFAGITSDAPPKTGFNFIKCTSTKYLLTDIDTTRQISPLFENLGNLNFTISTKNERVQAFFNQGIKLSYAFNHAEGHRSFLEAARLAPDVAINYWGQAFALGPNINDPQPDEERLNKINEAMVKAKQFSSKATAKEQALIKALSARYSEDLTKDVAELNMDYMNAMAKVVQLYPEDANIQILYAASVMNTVPWNYWDKDGNPSPNIKEAKLALEKAMQLEPENPGGHHYYIHMVELPYPDMGVASADKLASLMPGAGHIVHMPSHIYIRVGRYLDAVKVNQAAILADEDYISQCFAQGIYPLGYYPHNIHFLWSSASLLGDSDIAIDAAKKTAEKVPTGELETLTFLQDFAATPLLAYTRFGKWNEILTIPTPNPKIKHLSLIQHYARGIAFIRKGNIKDAQEELEAIAELKKDPELETLVATANNASIHAANIAYEVVAGELAALKGNLSKAIEHLENAVAFEDGLTYTEPAAWHIPTRQNLGAILLKAEKFKEAEKIYKEDLAVLRQNGWSLTGLYKSLKAQGKIEEAKKIKEEFGKAWEHADIEIESSVL; encoded by the coding sequence ATGAAAACTAAAACTAATCTTATTTTATTAGGCATTGTACTATTGCCGATCGCCTATTTTTTAAGTAGCACCTTTGCCGGAATTACCTCTGATGCTCCACCCAAAACGGGCTTTAATTTTATTAAATGTACGTCAACTAAATATTTACTGACAGACATAGACACTACTAGGCAGATATCACCGTTGTTTGAAAATTTGGGAAACCTTAATTTTACTATCAGTACCAAAAATGAAAGAGTACAAGCCTTTTTTAATCAAGGTATAAAATTAAGCTATGCTTTTAACCATGCTGAAGGACACCGTTCGTTTTTGGAAGCAGCTAGATTGGCTCCTGATGTGGCTATAAATTATTGGGGGCAAGCATTTGCTTTAGGACCAAATATTAATGATCCACAACCAGATGAAGAGAGATTGAATAAAATCAATGAAGCAATGGTTAAAGCAAAACAATTCTCATCTAAGGCAACTGCCAAGGAGCAGGCCTTAATTAAAGCCCTTTCGGCAAGATACAGTGAAGACTTAACAAAGGATGTAGCAGAACTCAATATGGATTATATGAACGCCATGGCAAAAGTAGTTCAACTATATCCTGAAGATGCTAACATTCAAATTTTATATGCTGCTTCGGTAATGAATACCGTGCCATGGAATTATTGGGATAAAGATGGAAATCCGTCTCCAAATATAAAAGAGGCTAAGCTTGCTCTTGAAAAAGCGATGCAACTTGAACCAGAGAATCCTGGAGGACATCACTACTATATTCACATGGTAGAACTGCCTTATCCGGATATGGGAGTTGCCAGTGCTGATAAACTAGCCTCGTTAATGCCTGGAGCGGGACATATCGTGCATATGCCTTCACATATTTATATTAGAGTAGGAAGATATTTGGATGCCGTTAAAGTGAATCAAGCTGCTATATTAGCGGACGAAGATTATATTTCTCAATGTTTTGCTCAAGGAATATATCCTCTGGGGTATTATCCTCATAATATTCATTTTTTATGGTCTTCTGCAAGTTTGCTAGGTGATAGCGACATTGCCATTGATGCTGCCAAAAAGACTGCTGAAAAAGTGCCTACAGGCGAGTTAGAGACACTAACTTTTTTACAAGATTTTGCGGCTACTCCTTTATTAGCCTATACGCGATTTGGAAAATGGAATGAAATTTTAACCATTCCAACTCCAAATCCAAAAATTAAACATTTGAGTTTGATACAACATTATGCTAGGGGAATTGCTTTTATTAGAAAAGGAAATATAAAAGATGCTCAGGAAGAATTGGAGGCTATTGCCGAGCTTAAAAAGGATCCAGAACTGGAAACATTGGTGGCTACTGCCAATAATGCATCCATCCATGCCGCCAATATAGCTTATGAAGTTGTGGCAGGAGAACTGGCTGCTCTTAAAGGAAACCTTTCAAAAGCAATAGAACATCTTGAAAACGCTGTGGCTTTTGAAGATGGTTTGACCTATACAGAACCTGCTGCTTGGCATATACCCACCCGCCAAAATTTGGGAGCTATATTGTTAAAAGCAGAAAAATTTAAAGAAGCAGAAAAAATCTATAAGGAAGACTTGGCTGTTTTAAGACAAAACGGATGGTCGCTAACAGGTTTGTATAAAAGCCTAAAAGCCCAAGGTAAAATAGAAGAAGCCAAAAAAATAAAAGAGGAATTTGGAAAGGCTTGGGAACATGCAGATATTGAAATAGAAAGTTCTGTGCTATAA
- a CDS encoding nuclear transport factor 2 family protein has protein sequence MKTKLTFALIMIIGILITGCKQKEHQEQKEEVTEVKIDLLNDEFPEAKQEIMETFDAIAQSLKEGDIDKLISFHAYSPKFTEFKNGELRNDGEANEAYEREVFGAVTEVVNFDAKDLQIAVYGDVANVTFHSDFQLKFGEDLVVVNDQITLLFLKTENGWKIVHEHHSPLKKAEKK, from the coding sequence ATGAAAACAAAACTAACATTTGCATTAATTATGATTATTGGAATTTTAATTACGGGATGTAAACAAAAAGAGCACCAGGAACAAAAAGAAGAAGTCACTGAAGTTAAAATCGATCTGTTAAATGACGAGTTTCCAGAAGCAAAACAAGAAATAATGGAGACATTTGATGCAATTGCACAAAGTCTTAAAGAAGGTGATATCGATAAACTTATTTCCTTTCACGCCTATAGTCCAAAGTTTACAGAATTTAAAAATGGGGAACTGAGAAATGACGGTGAGGCCAACGAAGCTTACGAACGTGAAGTTTTTGGTGCAGTAACCGAAGTTGTAAATTTCGACGCAAAGGATTTGCAAATTGCAGTTTATGGAGATGTAGCCAATGTTACCTTTCATTCAGATTTCCAATTAAAATTTGGAGAAGATCTTGTGGTAGTTAATGACCAGATTACACTTTTGTTTTTGAAAACTGAAAATGGATGGAAAATAGTTCATGAACACCATTCTCCGCTAAAGAAGGCTGAAAAAAAGTAA